Part of the Vibrio sp. YMD68 genome, ATACGAGAATCGAGATTGCCAATCTCGGCTCAGTGGAAGTTGAATGCTAAGGGCTCTAGGAGGCAAGGATGGCTCCTAGAGAATGGCAAATCCATTGCCAGCGATATCAAAGTGTTTGTTCTTCATCACCAGACCAGAAGAAGGATTAACTATAAACCGTTGCTTTTTAATAGCAGGAGTATTTGGAACGCGCTTGATTGAAGCTGTGGCCGAAAAAACAACAAACGCCAAAAGAGCAACTACGGCAACCTGCCATGAAAAGTAAACTACGCCAGACCAAAAGACTACCACTACTACTGCATTTTTATGAACAAGCCTAAGCAGAGGCATCAACCAGAAAACAACCGCTACGCTGATTACAGCCAAACCCCATTGATTATCGTTAGTTTCAATCATAGCAACGCCAAGAAGAATCAC contains:
- a CDS encoding permease, with amino-acid sequence MRHVLNLVALAVILLGVAMIETNDNQWGLAVISVAVVFWLMPLLRLVHKNAVVVVVFWSGVVYFSWQVAVVALLAFVVFSATASIKRVPNTPAIKKQRFIVNPSSGLVMKNKHFDIAGNGFAIL